TTTTCGATCAATATGGCTCAGGCGGAACGTAGCCGTCACCTTCGTCCCTCGGCCGGGTGTGCTTTCGATGGACAGTTTCCCTTCGGCCTCCTCGGCTGCTTGTGCGAGGAAAGGCAAGCCGAGACCGATTCGCCTCCCTGTCTTCGTCGTGAAGAAGGGATCGAGGGATCGGCTCAATGTTTCTTCGTCCATGCCTTTGCCGTCGTCAATCACTTCGAGGATGAGCCGATCCTCCTTCGTGCTTTGAGTCAGCCGGATTGTGACATTGCGCGCTCCGGCTCTCAGAGCATTCTCAACGATGTCCAGAATATGCAAGGAGAGGTCTTCCATCGCTAGATCCTCACTATGCGCCCTTCTTCGCCGGAGAGACACCGCCTCAGTTCCTGTAGGGTCACCGTTTTCATCAGAAATGTCGTTGTTCTCCTTCCCACATCCTCCAGTTTGTGGGCGTCGGAGGAGGTGATGAAGGGAAGACGGTTCTTGAGCGGAATATGTGCCCGTTTCGTTGGATCGGCCAGCTCCAGAGCATCGAGGGGCAAGCCTTCGGGAATAAAGCCAAGCTGCCCGATGATGCCGAAGCCCTCTCTATCCACATGAGCTGCGATGGCCAAGCCGTCACGCTCGTGGATCAAGTCAACGAGCCTTTCCGTCGTGAGTTCGGTTGCCCCGATGAGAAGCCGGTTGCTAAAGCCGATGATCTCTTCCTCCTCGTTGACGATTACCTGTTCTCCGTAGAGCTTCTCATCGTTCGTTCCGTGAAGATGCTCATAGACGATTTCTTGAAGGGAGAACAGGTCGTCATCCTTGTCAAACAAGGCGAGGATATGTACTTCTTCCCTGGACGTCACTTCCATCCCGCCGATGACGGTGATGCCTTCGCGGGCGGCATTTCTTGCCACGGCGGGAACGTTCTCGGCCGAATTATGATCGCAGATGCCGATCACATCGAGACCTCTTCGCTTGGCCGCGCTCACGATCTGGCGTGGGGACATCTCCAGATCGGCGCACGGTGACAAGCAGGTGTGAATATGGAGATCGGCCTTAAATTCTCGCATCGTTCTTGACTCCCAGCTCGCACAACCGACAAATCACATCGTAGGTCGAGAGCGGGGTGATCATGACAGGAATCTGTTCCTCGTCCGCTTTGCGCAGCGTTTCTTCGTCCGGCGTTCTTCCATTGACGATGATGATTCCACATAGCTCTTTTGCGCTTGCCACCGCCACGATGTTGGTGTGTGTCTGAAGCGTAATCCACACATTCCCTTGCCGGGCATGAGCCAGCACATCGCTCAGCAAGTCCCCGGCATAACCGCCTCTCACCGGGCGGTCGAGCAGGGTCTCGCCGGTTCTCACGACCAGATTCAGCGCGTCAACGACCTTTTTCAGCGTCATCGTCATGTGAAGACCGTGAATTGAAGAGTCGTCCCCTCTCCGACCTTTGAATCAATTTTCATCTCGTCGGAGCAGTTTTTGATGTTGGGCAGCCCCATACCCGCTCCGAAGCCAAGTTCACGAACCCAATCCGGCGCCGTGGAATAGCCCGGTTGCATGGCCAGCTCCACATCGGCGATGCCAGGGCCGCGATCCATCGCCTCAACGGTAACCTTTCCCGGCTCAATGGTGGCGGTCAGTTGGCCCCCTGGCGTAAAGATGACGATGTTCATCTCCGCTTCATAGGAGGCGATGGTGATGCGGCGAGCCGCGTCAGGCGAAACTCCCAGCTTCTTCAGATTGCGTTTCAATCGGCTGCTGGCCTCTCCCGCCTTCTGGAAATTTCCTCCTTCAACGTAATATCGCAGCACAATGGCCGTTCGATCGGAGGGGAGGTCTGTGAACCAATGGCTCGGTTTGTAATGCTGAAGCTCTCGCTCATGGTAGTTGATCTCCAGGCGTCGGAGCAGGCAACGGATAATGTCTACTTTTGTCAAAATGCCGACCAGTTTCCGTGTCCTCCGGTCAATGACGGGGAATCGCCCGTAGCCATATCGCTCAAATTTCTCGACGGCACGAATCAAGGGCTCATCACTATGGAGCGTCACGATGCTCGTGCTCATCCACTGCTTTACCGGCTCATGAATACGTCCTTTGCAAAGGGAACGGATAAGATCCTCGATGCTGACGATTCCCACCAGGTCCCCGTCTTTCGTCACCGGTGTGCCCGAGATGCGATGTTCTTTGAGGAGGCGGCGGACGTCCTCCATGGTATTCTCAGGCTCGACCGTAACCACCTTTCGGGTCATGGCTTGCTCGACCTTCAACTCGTAGATCAGTTCTTGCGTTCTTCCCACTCGGAAGACCTGGTTGACCTTATCCTTCTTCATCTTTCCACGCAGCCCCTGAGACCTCGCAGATACAATCGTCCGCAACTCTCGTACATAGGGAGATCAGTGCTGAGGAGAACCACGCCTTTCTCCTCGGCGAGGTTGAGCGTTTCACCCTGAGGCTTTTTCCCCCGGACGTAACAAATAACGTGAATATCGGCCATTTCCGCGGTATAAACGGTTTGCGGGGTAGTCAGTCCCGTGAGGAGCACGGCACCGGGCATGGCAAAGGTCAGCACGTCACTCATCAGATCGGAGGCGCAGGCCCGGTCTACCACCAGGTTATTCCCGATGGGATTGAGAAGTACCTTCGCCTCGAGCGCCTCGACGATTTCACTGAGCGTCATGACGACCTCCAGCATGTGCGTCTTCACGCGGACAATTGTTCTTGCGTGGGTGTGGCGGTTTTCTTTTTGCGCTCCACTCTCATTCCCCGTTCAACGGGTGGGATCGGCTCGCCCGAAAGTTTCTTCACCGCACCGAACCGCGGCGGGCAGACGTCCAGACAGGTGCCGCACTTGGTGCAACGGCTTTGATCAATGACGTGAACGGTATGCTTCTCACCGTAAATGGCCTCCGCGGGACATTCTCGCTTGCAGATCAAGCACGCCTGGCACAGTTGCGGGTCAATCCAGTAGGCGATGAGATTCTTGCATACTTTGGCCGGACAGCGTCTCTCACGGATGTGCGCCTCGTATTCGTCGCGGAAGTATCGGATGGTGGTGAGAACGGGATTGGGAAGCGTCGTACCGAGGCCGCACATCGAGGCGTCCTTGATGGCCCAGGCGAGTTCTTCCAGAAATTCGATGTCTCCTTCCCGACCCTCTCCATCGGTGATCCGCGTCAGCACCTCCAGCAGGGCAGCACTTCCATCACGGCAGACGGTGCACTTGCCGCAGGATTCGTCGTTGGTGAACTGGATGAAGAACTTGGCCACATCCACCATGCACGTGTCTTCATCCATGACGATCATGCCACCCGATCCCATCATCGAGCCGGCCTGTGTGAGGCTCTCGTAATCAATCGGCAGATCAATCAGGCTCGCCGGGATACATCCGCCCGACGGTCCCCCCGTCTGAACGGCTTTGAATTTGCGATTGCCGGGGATGCCCCCGCCGATTTCGTAAATGATTTCGCGCAGAGTGATGCCCATGGGTACTTCGATCAAACCGGTGTTGTTGATCTTGCCTACCAATGAGAAGATTTTCGTCCCTTTGCTTGTCTCGGTCCCGATCTTCGAGAACCATTCGGCGCCTCGGTTGATGATGACGGGAACGGTGGCGAGTGTTTCAACATTGTTGATGACGGTCGGACAGCCCCAGATCCCCACCTGGGCGGGGAAGGGGGGACGCTGGCGGGGCTCGGGACTTTTTCCCTCGATCGAGTGAATGAGCGAGGTTTCTTCTCCGCAAACGAATGCGCCTGAACCTTCCCGGATCTCCAGATCAAAGGAGAAACCGGTACCAAGAATATTCTCGCCCAGCAGCCCATACTCGCGCGCTTGCTCGATGGCCTTCTGCATTCGCTTAATGGCCAGCGGGTATTCCGTGCGCACATAGATGTAGCCGTGTGAGGCACCGATGGCGTAGGCGGCAATCGTCTGGCCCTCGATCACCGAATGGGGATCGGATTCAAACACGCTGCGATCCATATACGCTCCGGGATCGCCCTCGTCGCAGTTGCAGATCACATACTTCGGCGTTTTCGGTTCGTTGCGGCATACTTTCCATTTTATGCCCGTGGGGAAGCCGGCCCCGCCGCGACCTCTGAGGCCTGACCTGATGATCTCCTCAATCACCTCCTCCGGGGTCATCGAGGTGAGCACTTTTTCGAGTGCCGTGTAACCGTCCCGTGCGATGTAATCATCAATTTTCTCCGGGTCAATGATTCCCTTGTTGCGCAGCACAATGAGCATCTGTTTTTTGAAGAAAGGAATATCGCTCAGCAACGGTATGGGCTCTCTCCTCTCGGGGGGCGTGAACATGAGCTTTTTGACCGGCCTCCCCTTCAAAAAATGCTCCTCGACGAGAAACGGGATGTCTTCGGTCTTGAGCCAACCGTAGAAGATCCTTTCCGGCATCACCACGAGCAGTGGCCCTTGACCGCAAAAGCCATTACAGCCGGTGGGCACTAAAGAGATCTCCTCCTGAAGGCCGTGCCGGGCGATCTCTTCTTCTAAAGCTCTCTTGATCCGGTATGATCCACCAGCGACACAGCCGGTGCCGGTGCAGAGCATCAGTTCGAGTCTTCTGGCAGCCATCGCTTTATCCCCCTCTCTCGGAACCTATTCCAAGGGCGTATTCGGCCACAGCCGTCCCCCCGATAATATGCGCCTGGAAAATCTCCCTCGCCTTCTCCGGGGTCAGTTCCACGTATCTGACAGGCGGCGAATTCAGCATTTCGACCGTGGCCATCGGTTCCTTCGAGCAAAGTCCCGCACACCCGGAGGTCGTGATCATGATGTCCTTCACTCCGCTTTTTTCCAGCTCCTCCAGGAAGGCCGAGACGATGGCGCGGGCTCCGGCAGCAATGCCGCAGGTGCCCATATGCACAATGATCTTGCCTCGAAACTCGCCTTCCCGGAGATAGATGCTCTTTTGCGCCTCGGCTCGTTTTCTTCTGAGTTCATCCAGCGTTAGCCTGGCCATGGCCGTTTGCTCCTTGAAACTTCTTGACGATTCCGGGTATTTCCTTGACGGTGAGCTTCCCGTAGACGGTGTCGCCAATCATCACGGCAGGCGCCAGGCCGCAACAGCCGATACAGCGAACCGCCTTCAGGGTGAAAAGCATGTCGGGTGTCGTCTCTTCCGGTTTGATCTTAAGCGTATCGGAAAATCGTTCCATGAGCCTTTCGCTTCCCCGGACATAACAGGTTGTCCCCATGCACACGTTGATGATGTACTTGCCTCGTG
This genomic interval from Blastocatellia bacterium contains the following:
- a CDS encoding CBS domain-containing protein → MKKDKVNQVFRVGRTQELIYELKVEQAMTRKVVTVEPENTMEDVRRLLKEHRISGTPVTKDGDLVGIVSIEDLIRSLCKGRIHEPVKQWMSTSIVTLHSDEPLIRAVEKFERYGYGRFPVIDRRTRKLVGILTKVDIIRCLLRRLEINYHERELQHYKPSHWFTDLPSDRTAIVLRYYVEGGNFQKAGEASSRLKRNLKKLGVSPDAARRITIASYEAEMNIVIFTPGGQLTATIEPGKVTVEAMDRGPGIADVELAMQPGYSTAPDWVRELGFGAGMGLPNIKNCSDEMKIDSKVGEGTTLQFTVFT
- a CDS encoding DRTGG domain-containing protein gives rise to the protein MTLKKVVDALNLVVRTGETLLDRPVRGGYAGDLLSDVLAHARQGNVWITLQTHTNIVAVASAKELCGIIIVNGRTPDEETLRKADEEQIPVMITPLSTYDVICRLCELGVKNDARI
- the nuoF gene encoding NADH-quinone oxidoreductase subunit NuoF, producing MAARRLELMLCTGTGCVAGGSYRIKRALEEEIARHGLQEEISLVPTGCNGFCGQGPLLVVMPERIFYGWLKTEDIPFLVEEHFLKGRPVKKLMFTPPERREPIPLLSDIPFFKKQMLIVLRNKGIIDPEKIDDYIARDGYTALEKVLTSMTPEEVIEEIIRSGLRGRGGAGFPTGIKWKVCRNEPKTPKYVICNCDEGDPGAYMDRSVFESDPHSVIEGQTIAAYAIGASHGYIYVRTEYPLAIKRMQKAIEQAREYGLLGENILGTGFSFDLEIREGSGAFVCGEETSLIHSIEGKSPEPRQRPPFPAQVGIWGCPTVINNVETLATVPVIINRGAEWFSKIGTETSKGTKIFSLVGKINNTGLIEVPMGITLREIIYEIGGGIPGNRKFKAVQTGGPSGGCIPASLIDLPIDYESLTQAGSMMGSGGMIVMDEDTCMVDVAKFFIQFTNDESCGKCTVCRDGSAALLEVLTRITDGEGREGDIEFLEELAWAIKDASMCGLGTTLPNPVLTTIRYFRDEYEAHIRERRCPAKVCKNLIAYWIDPQLCQACLICKRECPAEAIYGEKHTVHVIDQSRCTKCGTCLDVCPPRFGAVKKLSGEPIPPVERGMRVERKKKTATPTQEQLSA
- a CDS encoding (2Fe-2S) ferredoxin domain-containing protein, with protein sequence MARLTLDELRRKRAEAQKSIYLREGEFRGKIIVHMGTCGIAAGARAIVSAFLEELEKSGVKDIMITTSGCAGLCSKEPMATVEMLNSPPVRYVELTPEKAREIFQAHIIGGTAVAEYALGIGSERGG
- a CDS encoding PHP domain-containing protein, with the translated sequence MREFKADLHIHTCLSPCADLEMSPRQIVSAAKRRGLDVIGICDHNSAENVPAVARNAAREGITVIGGMEVTSREEVHILALFDKDDDLFSLQEIVYEHLHGTNDEKLYGEQVIVNEEEEIIGFSNRLLIGATELTTERLVDLIHERDGLAIAAHVDREGFGIIGQLGFIPEGLPLDALELADPTKRAHIPLKNRLPFITSSDAHKLEDVGRRTTTFLMKTVTLQELRRCLSGEEGRIVRI
- a CDS encoding ATP-binding protein translates to MEDLSLHILDIVENALRAGARNVTIRLTQSTKEDRLILEVIDDGKGMDEETLSRSLDPFFTTKTGRRIGLGLPFLAQAAEEAEGKLSIESTPGRGTKVTATFRLSHIDRKPLGDIEETIRCLRATHPEVCFRFESVHSD